From the genome of Thermococcus celericrescens:
AGCTCGGGAATTCCCTCGCTCGGTCCGTAGTAGTTGTGCCCATCCTGGATGGCCTTGCAGTACGCGTCCCTCATGTGTTTGGGCGGCTGGAAGTCGTATTTGCCCGGATCGCCTATGTTGAGGCGGATGACCTTTATTCCCTTCTTTTCAAGCTCCCTCGCCGGGAGAACAACATCCCTTATGGCGTATTCGATGCCCATGGCCCTTTCGGATGCGCGAATCATGTGAACCACCATTTGAATGATGAATGGTTGCCGTAAAAAACCTTTGCCCGCATAGGTTTAAAAATGCGTGACTGTAACGGGTTACGGGCGATGACGATTAGCAAGCAAACTGAAAGCTCACGGATGATGACGTGAACACCCTCCGAGCCCCTCGATACGTTTATTAACCTTCAGAGGAAGGTTTTTACATGAACATCTTTATCCCACTAATCGCGGGCGTTCTCATAGGCTACGTTCTCCGCAGGAAAGAGCGTAAGGTGAACGTTGACGCCCCCATGAGCGCCGCACTGCTGCTCCTAATATTCTTCATGAGTGTCGAGGCGGGGAAGGTGAAGATAGATGCCCTGTGGCTCCTTAGTTCGTCCATAGTATTCGCGGCCCTCACCATAGCGGGCAGCGTTGGGATCGCTCTCCTCGTGGGGGGAAAGGGATGAGGTTTCTGGCCTACGTTCTGGTCGCGCTGATTGCAGGGATACTCACAGGGCACTTCTACGCTCCGGAATTCGGCAATCTCTATGAAATCATGCTCTACCTGCTGATACTGATAATCGGAATAGACCTTGGTCAGAGCTTCCGGCTCGCGGAGATCAGGAAGCTCGGAAGGCTCGCCATAAAGCTGCCCCTCGGCACTCTCCTGGGCTCACTCCTGGGCGGCCTCGTCGCTTCCCTGCTCCTGGGGATAGAGCTCAAGTGGGGGCTTGCAGTTGCTGCCGGCTGCGGCTGGTACAGCCTCACCGGGCCTCTGATAGCCCAGTACTCCGCCGTCTACGGCACCCTCGGCTTCCTAGCTAACCTCACCAGGGAGATATTCACCGTTCTGCTGTACCCCGTCGCTATCGGAAAGATGCGAAAGGAGCTGGCGGTTTCCATGGGCGGTGCCACAACCATGGACACGACGCTGCCGATAATGACGAAGTTCGGGGGCAGCGAGGTCGCGCTTATAGCCTTCGTTCACGGCTTCGTGCTCACGGCACTGGTGCCGTTCGTGGTTCCATTCATACTACAGTTCTGACCAATAACCTTTTAAGTTCAAACGTTTCAGGTTCTATTGACAAACCGATGGGGTGATAAAGATGGCTGAGGTTGAACTCGTTTTCAAGGTTCTGAAGGAAGCCGGAAAGCCCCTCAAGAGCAAGGAGATAGCCGAGCTTGCCGGCATCGACAAGAAGGAAGTGGACAAGGCCATAAAAGTGCTCAAAAAGGAGGGCAAAATCATCTCACCGAAGCGCTGCTACTATGCACCCGCCGAGTGAGGGCATTTCCGCCCGCTCTTTTCCCCGTTCAACTTTATACCTGGTGCCAGTGGTTCGCGCAAGCAAAAACTTTTTTAAAGCCTCGCGGCTACCGGGGTTTGCAGGCACTATCATGCCTCACGGCTCGGGGGTGTCCGAGGCTGGGGCGAGTAGGAACCCACCGGGCCTCTGCGTGGAGGTGAGAGAATGAAGTACCCGAAGCAGATAAGGACTTACTGCCCCTACTGTAAGAAGCACACTATCCACAAGGTCGAGAAGGTCAAGAAGAGACCGAGGAGCGAGCTCAGCCAGGGTCAGAGGAGATTCCGCAGGATCATGAAGGGTTACCGCGGTTTCCCGAGGCCGAACCCGGCCGGAAGGGAGAAGCCGGTCAAGAAGCTCGACCTCCGCTTCAGGTGCACCGTCTGCGGCAAGGCCCACACCAGGGGACAGGGCTTCCGCGTTAAGAAGTTCGAG
Proteins encoded in this window:
- a CDS encoding lysine exporter LysO family protein, which encodes MRFLAYVLVALIAGILTGHFYAPEFGNLYEIMLYLLILIIGIDLGQSFRLAEIRKLGRLAIKLPLGTLLGSLLGGLVASLLLGIELKWGLAVAAGCGWYSLTGPLIAQYSAVYGTLGFLANLTREIFTVLLYPVAIGKMRKELAVSMGGATTMDTTLPIMTKFGGSEVALIAFVHGFVLTALVPFVVPFILQF
- a CDS encoding HTH domain-containing protein; this translates as MAEVELVFKVLKEAGKPLKSKEIAELAGIDKKEVDKAIKVLKKEGKIISPKRCYYAPAE
- a CDS encoding 50S ribosomal protein L44e: MKYPKQIRTYCPYCKKHTIHKVEKVKKRPRSELSQGQRRFRRIMKGYRGFPRPNPAGREKPVKKLDLRFRCTVCGKAHTRGQGFRVKKFELVEV